A region of Vigna radiata var. radiata cultivar VC1973A chromosome 6, Vradiata_ver6, whole genome shotgun sequence DNA encodes the following proteins:
- the LOC106764542 gene encoding subtilisin-like protease Glyma18g48580 — protein MASSIFKLFLSSIILCTMLQPYTEALRKTYIVYLGEHSHGPNPSLRDIESATNSHHDLLAPFLGSHEKAKEAVMYSYNKHINGFAAQLEEEEASEIAKHPSVISVFLSKEYKLHTTRSWDFLGLEKYGGIPAESAWWKGKFGEDTIIGNLDSGVWPEHPSFNDNGYGPLPSTWRGNGVCQIDRVSLPNKTFCNRKLIGARIFSKGYEAHNGKLDPSKHTARDFVGHGTHTMSIAAGNFAPGATVFGNGNGTAKGGSPKARIAAYKVCWSTNDAGSCHEADILQAFDHAINDGVHVITASIGGSNPYIEAFFTDGISIGAFHAVARNIVVVCSAGNDGPAPRTVVNVAPWTFTVAASTIDRDFLTNISLGKNHHLKGASLNRGLPSRKYYPLVHAANARLLNATIDDARLCKPGTLDTTKIKGNILICIRRDKTSSVAQSYEADNAGAVGVFVVNDDKSGNTLLAEPYSIPGANVDPYEDADIDEREWWGKGGSDNNNSRKLAAYMTVARTYLGIKPAPIMAGFSSRGPSAVQPLILKPDVTAPGVNILAAYSLAASPSNLPSDRRRIPFNMQQGTSMSGPHVAGIAGLLRTLHPDWSPAAIKSAIMTTATTLDNNNLPIRDAFDQIASPFDYGSGHIQPNHAMDPGLVYDMRKRDYLNFICAHDHSQNFLRYFSSISYNCPESYNIENLNYPSITVANRGLNPINVTRTVTNVGTPTSTYVVKANITEGFKVLVQPSSLSFKTIGEKKTFRVILQATSWPSNGFPVFGNLSWTDGNHTVTSPIVVL, from the exons ATGGCATCTTCCATCTTCAAACTTTTCCTATCATCAATCATTCTTTGTACCATGTTGCAGCCTTACACTGAAGCTCTCAGAAAG ACCTATATTGTATACTTGGGAGAACATTCTCACGGTCCAAATCCTTCCCTTCGTGATATTGAGTCAGCCACAAATTCTCACCATGATTTACTGGCTCCATTCCTGGGAAG CCATGAGAAAGCAAAGGAAGCAGTGATGTACTCATACAATAAGCACATAAATGGCTTTGCTGCACAGCTTGAAGAGGAAGAGGCATCAGAGATTGCAA AACACCCAAGTGTAATTTCTGTGTTCTTGAGCAAAGAGTATAAATTGCACACTACCAGATCATGGGACTTTCTTGGGCTGGAAAAATATGGAGGAATTCCTGCAGAATCAGCTTGGTGGAAAGGAAAATTTGGAGAAGATACAATTATTGGTAATCTCGATTCAG GCGTTTGGCCCGAACACCCAAGTTTCAACGACAACGGATATGGTCCTCTGCCATCAACGTGGCGAGGGAACGGAGTCTGTCAGATTGACCGTGTTTCTCTTCCAAACAAGACATTCTGTAACAG GAAGTTGATTGGAGCAAGAATCTTCAGCAAAGGTTACGAGGCACATAATGGGAAACTTGATCCTTCAAAACACACGGCACGTGACTTTGTTGGCCACGGCACCCATACCATGTCAATTGCTGCTGGTAACTTCGCTCCTGGTGCAACTGTCTTTGGCAATGGCAATGGCACTGCAAAGGGTGGATCCCCAAAGGCTCGTATCGCTGCATACAAAGTGTGTTGGTCTACAAATGATGCTGGTAGCTGCCATGAAGCAGACATTCTACAAGCGTTTGATCATGCCATAAATGATGGTGTTCATGTCATCACTGCTTCCATCGGTGGCTCTAATCCCTATATTGAAGCCTTCTTCACAGATGGGATTTCCATAGGGGCATTCCATGCAGTTGCTAGAAACATAGTTGTAGTTTGCTCTGCTGGGAACGATGGACCAGCACCTAGAACTGTCGTAAATGTTGCACCCTGGACTTTCACAGTTGCTGCCAGTACAATCGACAGGGATTTTCTCACCAACATTTCTCTTGGTAAAAATCACCACCTTAAG GGAGCCAGTCTTAATAGAGGCTTACCATCACGGAAATATTATCCATTGGTTCATGCTGCCAATGCTAGACTTCTTAATGCGACAATTGATGACGC TCGACTTTGCAAACCGGGAACGCTTGATACTACCAAAATAAAGGGAAACATATTGATCTGCATTCGACGTGATAAAACATCATCAGTAGCTCAGAGTTACGAAGCTGATAATGCTGGCGCAGTGGGAGTGTTTGTGGTCAATGACGACAAAAGTGGCAACACACTTCTAGCCGAGCCTTACAGTATACCAGGTGCAAATGTGGATCCCTATGAGGACGCGGATATAGATGAACGTGAATGGTGGGGAAAAGGAGGTTCCGACAACAACAATAGCAG GAAACTTGCTGCTTACATGACTGTAGCAAGAACATATTTAGGTATAAAACCTGCTCCAATTATGGCTGGATTCTCATCCAGGGGTCCCAGTGCAGTGCAGCCATTGATACTGAAG CCAGACGTAACTGCCCCTGGTGTGAACATATTGGCGGCTTATTCACTAGCCGCAAGTCCATCAAATCTACCATCAGATAGACGCCGTATTCCTTTCAATATGCAACAGGGAACCTCTATGTCAGGCCCTCATGTTGCTGGTATCGCAGGTCTTCTCAGAACACTTCATCCTGATTGGAGTCCAGCAGCTATTAAATCAGCCATTATGACTACTG CTACCACACTGGATAACAACAACCTACCGATTCGGGACGCATTTGATCAGATAGCAAGTCCGTTTGATTATGGCTCCGGACATATTCAACCTAACCATGCCATGGACCCTGGACTTGTTTATGACATGAGAAAGAGGGATTACTTGAACTTCATATGCGCTCATGATCACAGCCAAAATTTTCTCAGATACTTTAGCAGCATCTCGTACAATTGCCCAGAGTCCTACAACATTGAAAATCTTAACTATCCTTCTATCACGGTAGCAAATCGAGGGTTGAACCCTATAAATGTTACTCGGACAGTTACCAATGTGGGGACTCCAACAAGCACATATGTTGTGAAAGCTAACATAACTGAAGGATTTAAGGTTCTTGTTCAACCAAGTTCATTGTCTTTTAAGACTATTGGAGAAAAGAAGACATTTCGGGTTATTCTTCAGGCAACGAGTTGGCCCAGTAACGGTTTTCCAGTATTTGGGAACTTGTCTTGGACAGATGGAAATCACACAGTAACCAGTCCTATTGTAGTCCTTTAA